One window of Phalacrocorax aristotelis chromosome 26, bGulAri2.1, whole genome shotgun sequence genomic DNA carries:
- the DTX3 gene encoding putative E3 ubiquitin-protein ligase DTX3 isoform X1 — translation MGSPVSFVLSRMAACGGAAKNKVTVSKRVWDFLTKESPAKLARLKEETKVSIMVDGETSDIYVLQLCVPPPGPPGGLCPARKALKALLKETEKELKKKTQRHGELVGCVTVLEPGGAGLGGRGSTGGRGGGSSSAAGCSRDEEPDRQCPICLGEIQKMKTLEKCRHSFCEDCITRALQVKTACPMCGRFYGQLVGNQPPNGRMLVTRDAGLLLPGYEKFGTIIIQYVFPPGVQGVEHPNPGVRYPGTTRVAYLPDCPEGNKVLGLFRKAFDQRLTFTVGTSMTTGRANVITWNDIHHKTNCTGGPQLFGYPDPTYLARVQEELRAKGITED, via the exons ATGGGCTCGCCAG tgTCGTTTGTCCTCTCCAGGATGGCGGCCTGCGGGGGGGCCGCTAAGAACAAGGTGACGGTCTCCAAGCGGGTGTGGGACTTCTTGACCAAGGAGAGCCCGGCCAAGCTGGCCCGCCTGAAGGAGGAGACCAAGGTCAGCATCATGGTGGATGGTGAGACCTCCGACATCTACGTCCTGCAGCTCTGCgtgcccccccccggcccccccggggGGCTCTGCCCGGCCCGTAAAGCCCTCAAAGCTTTATTGAAGGAAACGGAGAAagagttgaagaaaaaaactcaacGTCACGGCGAGTTGGTGGGTTGTGTCACCGTCCTGGAGCCCGGCGGGGCCGGTTTGGGGGGCCGGGGGTCGAcggggggccgcggcggcgggtcgTCGTCGGCAGCCGGTTGTTCGCGGGATGAGGAACCCGACCGGCAGTGTCCCATCTGCCTGGGGGAGATCCAGAAGATGAAGACATTGGAGAAATGCCGACATTCCTTCTGCGAGGACTGCATCACCCGGGCGCTGCAGGTGAAGACGGCCTGTCCCATGTGCGGGCGCTTCTATGGGCAACTGGTGGGCAACCAGCCCCCCAACGGGCGCATGCTGGTCACCAGGGACGCCGGCCTCCTCCTGCCCGGCTACGAGAAGTTCGGCACCATCATCATCCAGTACGTCTTCCCGCCCGGCGTCCAAGGG gTGGAGCACCCCAACCCGGGGGTGCGGTACCCCGGCACCACGCGCGTCGCGTACCTGCCCGACTGCCCCGAGGGCAACAAGGTGCTGGGGCTGTTCCGCAAGGCCTTCGACCAGCGCCTCACCTTCACCGTCGGCACCTCCATGACCACCGGCCGCGCCAACGTCATCACCTGGAACGACATCCACCACAAGACCAACTGCACCGGCGGGCCCCAGCT gtTCGGATACCCCGACCCCACGTACCTCGCCAGGGTGCAGGAGGAGCTGCGGGCCAAGGGCATCACTGAGGACTGA
- the DTX3 gene encoding putative E3 ubiquitin-protein ligase DTX3 isoform X2 produces the protein MPVARGSADPLASPARTVPHGLARMAACGGAAKNKVTVSKRVWDFLTKESPAKLARLKEETKVSIMVDGETSDIYVLQLCVPPPGPPGGLCPARKALKALLKETEKELKKKTQRHGELVGCVTVLEPGGAGLGGRGSTGGRGGGSSSAAGCSRDEEPDRQCPICLGEIQKMKTLEKCRHSFCEDCITRALQVKTACPMCGRFYGQLVGNQPPNGRMLVTRDAGLLLPGYEKFGTIIIQYVFPPGVQGVEHPNPGVRYPGTTRVAYLPDCPEGNKVLGLFRKAFDQRLTFTVGTSMTTGRANVITWNDIHHKTNCTGGPQLFGYPDPTYLARVQEELRAKGITED, from the exons ATG CCTGTGGCTCGTGGCTCCGCTGATCCGCTGGCATCTCCAGCTCGCACTGTCCCCCATGGGCTCGCCAG GATGGCGGCCTGCGGGGGGGCCGCTAAGAACAAGGTGACGGTCTCCAAGCGGGTGTGGGACTTCTTGACCAAGGAGAGCCCGGCCAAGCTGGCCCGCCTGAAGGAGGAGACCAAGGTCAGCATCATGGTGGATGGTGAGACCTCCGACATCTACGTCCTGCAGCTCTGCgtgcccccccccggcccccccggggGGCTCTGCCCGGCCCGTAAAGCCCTCAAAGCTTTATTGAAGGAAACGGAGAAagagttgaagaaaaaaactcaacGTCACGGCGAGTTGGTGGGTTGTGTCACCGTCCTGGAGCCCGGCGGGGCCGGTTTGGGGGGCCGGGGGTCGAcggggggccgcggcggcgggtcgTCGTCGGCAGCCGGTTGTTCGCGGGATGAGGAACCCGACCGGCAGTGTCCCATCTGCCTGGGGGAGATCCAGAAGATGAAGACATTGGAGAAATGCCGACATTCCTTCTGCGAGGACTGCATCACCCGGGCGCTGCAGGTGAAGACGGCCTGTCCCATGTGCGGGCGCTTCTATGGGCAACTGGTGGGCAACCAGCCCCCCAACGGGCGCATGCTGGTCACCAGGGACGCCGGCCTCCTCCTGCCCGGCTACGAGAAGTTCGGCACCATCATCATCCAGTACGTCTTCCCGCCCGGCGTCCAAGGG gTGGAGCACCCCAACCCGGGGGTGCGGTACCCCGGCACCACGCGCGTCGCGTACCTGCCCGACTGCCCCGAGGGCAACAAGGTGCTGGGGCTGTTCCGCAAGGCCTTCGACCAGCGCCTCACCTTCACCGTCGGCACCTCCATGACCACCGGCCGCGCCAACGTCATCACCTGGAACGACATCCACCACAAGACCAACTGCACCGGCGGGCCCCAGCT gtTCGGATACCCCGACCCCACGTACCTCGCCAGGGTGCAGGAGGAGCTGCGGGCCAAGGGCATCACTGAGGACTGA